The genomic DNA CCGGATCGTGTCAGCAAGGGGGAGATGCTGAGCCTGGAAGATGTGGGCGAGATCCTCTCCATCGATCTGCTCGGCGTGATCCCGGAGTCCCAGGCGGTGCTCAACGCCTCCAACGCCGGCGTGCCCGTGATCCTCGAGGATGACTCCGACGCGGGACAGGCCTATGCCGACGCCGTCGACCGCTTCCTCGGTCAGGAGCGGCCACTGCGCTTCGTCGACATGCCCAAAAAGGGCTTCTTCGGGCGACTGTTCGGGAGCTGATCATGAATCTGTTGGGATACTTCCGTTCGCAGCGGAAGAAAAGTGCCAGCGTTGCCAAAGAGCGGCTGCAGATTCTGGTCGCGCGGGAACGCGCCCAGCGCGGCGGCCCCGACTACCTGCCGGCCCTCCAGGACGAACTGCTGGAGGTGATCCGCAAGTATGTCGCCGTGGACCAGGACGCCGTGCACATGCAGGTGGATCGGGAAGGTGACTGCGAAATTCTGGAGCTGAACATCACGCTGCCGGAAGACGACGGGCGCTGACAGCCCCCTGAGGAGCTGCCAGCCCGCGGTCAGATGCTGTCCTGGTTGCGCACGTCCACCTGTAGTGACAGGCGGTCGCCGGGCTGCAGGTACGTGCCTGCTTCCAGGTTGTTCCAGCGGCGCAGGTCCTGCACCGACACGCTGAACTCCCGTGCAATGGTGTAAAGGCTGTCGCCACTGCGTACGCGGTAGGTCAGCGAGCGCATGACCGGTTCGTTGGACGGCGGGCCACCGGCTTGCCGCACGTTGCTGGCGTCGTTTACCCAGAGCACCAGTTCCTGTCCCGGGTGCAGCGGGTCGCCCGGGGCCATGCTGTTCCAGCTGGCCACCTTGTCGACCTGCACGCCGTACTTGCGCGAGATGTCCCAGAACGTGTCGCCGGAGCGCACCGTGTGTGTCACACGCTCGCCCTGGCGGTTGCGGTTCTGATGCCGTGCCAGGCGGTTGGCGGCGCTGTGGGAGTACTCGTCGGCGCTGGCGCTGGCGGTGGGAATCATCAGGTGGCGCCCGGCCCGGATCACGTGTCCGTTCAGGTTGTTCGCCTCCTGGATGACGCTCACCGTGGTGTCGTAGCGCCGGGCGATGGCCTCCAGGCTCTCGCCGGACTGGATCTCGTGCCGGTGCCAGCGCATGCGCTCTTCCGGGGCGAGGTCGGCCAGCTTGGCTTCCAGCGGCTCGGCCTTGTTCACCGGCACGGCAAGCCGGTGCGGGCCGTCCGGATCGGTGGCCCAGCGGTCGAACCCGGGGTTCAACCGGTAGACGTCCTCGACGGTCATGTCCGCCAGGTCGGCCACCAGCGCGAGGTCGATCTGGCCATCCAGCTCCACGATGTCCAGGTAAGGCTCGTCAGGGATGCTGGCGAGTTCCAGGTCGTAGGCGTTGGGGTCCTTGATCAGTGCGCTGATCGCCAGCAGCCGCGGCACGTAGTTGCGCGTCTCCTGGGGCAGGGCGAGATCCCAGTAGTCGGTGGACTGGCCGTTGGCCCGGGCCTGGCGGACGGCGGCGCGGACGCGGCCCTCACCGGCGTTGTAGGCAGCCAGTGCCAGCTCCCAGTCGCCGTCGAACATGTCGCCCAGGCGCTCCAGGTAGTCCAGCGCGGCCTCTGTGGAGGCGATCACGTCGCGACGCCCGTCATACCACCAGGAGCGCCGCAGGCCGAAATGCTGTGCCGTGCCCGGGATGAACTGCCAGATGCCGGCCGCACGCCCGTGGGAGTAGGCAAACGGCTGGTAGGCGCTTTCCACCACCGGCAGCAGGGCCAGCTCGGCGGGCAGGTCCCGCTCCTCGATGGCGCTGACGATGTAGTGGAGGTAGGGCTCGGCGCGCTCGATCACGCGGTCGATGTAGGTCTCGTTGCGGCTGAAGCGGTCGATCTTGGCCACGACCCGCGGGTTGTCCATGTCGGAGTCGATGGCGTAGCCCTCGCGCATCCGCGCCCAGAGGTCGTCGGGGTAGATCGTCCCGGACTCCGCCAGCTCGGTGACTGCCGGTTTCTCCGCAAAGACGAACTCCGGCGAAAGCACCTCACCGGGCTGCCACATGGTCTGCGGTAGTGGCTGACCGGCGGGCACTGTCAGTGCGCTGAGATAGGCGCGATCGTCCGACTGATCCTGTTTCTCCTGCTCGGACGATGACATGTGTGCACAGGCCGACAGGGCCAGGCTCGTCACGACCAGCAATGGTGTTCTGATGGAGATCACCCGTCCATCTCCCGATTGTTCGTGTTCTAAAATCGAAAATGCAGGCAGGAACCGCCTGCGCCCCCCTTCTGCGATCAGTCCGGGAGCCGCGCCGGCCGGTGTGCCACCGGCCGGGTCGCATGCCGCCACGCTCAGCTTGCGTCTTTCCAGGCGCGGACTGTCGCGAATACCTCTGCTGGCGAGGTTAACGGCTTGCCCGCCCGCTGTTCTGCGCTCTGTTTCACGTCTTGGACGCCTGAACGCATGAACGGATTCGACCGCAGCTCTTCCTCGATGGTGGTCGGCAGCGTGTACTCACCCCTGGCGCGCAGGGCCTTCACCGCTTCCAGGCGCTCGGTCACGGCCGGGTTGTCCGGCTCCACCTGTTGCGCGAAGCGCAGATTGGCTTCCGTGTACTCGTGGCCTGCGTACACGGCGGTCTCCGGCGGCAGCGAGCCGAGCTTCATCAGGGACTTGAGCATCTGCTCCGGGGTGCCTTCGAACAGACGCCCGCAGCCACCGGCAAACAGCGTGTCGCCGGCAAACAGCAGTCCGTCGCCGTGGTAACTGATGTGTCCCGCGGTGTGGCCCGGTGTCTCCAGCACGGACAGCTCCAGGCCGAGGTTGTCCAGCGTGACCGCGTCACCCTCGCGCAGCGCGTGGGTGCAGTGCGGGATGGTTTCACTGGCCGGCCCGTAGACGGGCACCCGGGCAGTCTGGAGGATCGCGTCCACGCCGCCCTGGTGATCCGGATGGTGGTGCGTGATGAGGATCGCGTCCAGCGTGAGGCCGCGCTCGCTGATGGCGGCAAGGACCGGCGCGGCCTCGCCCGGGTCCACCACGGCGCAGTGACCGTTGTCGGCGGTGATCAGCCAGATGTAGTTGTCGCTCAGCGCGGGAATGGGGTCTACCGAGATCATGGGCATCATGCTAACCACTCAGTTGTCTGGTTCAACAGGGAAAACCGTGTCAGGTTCGTCACCGTGAAGCGGCATCCTGATAGAATCAAGCATGGATCGCATGGTGTTGCCAGATCCGGCACACCCACAGGGCATCACGATGAACGGCGAGACGCTGCAGGCCTGGTATCAGTCGCCACTGGGGAAGCTGGTGGCAGACGCGGAGCGCGAGGCGGCCGGCCGGCTGCTGAACGGCTGCTGCCCCGGGTTCCTGGTGCAGGTGGGCGCCATGGGCGACGGTGAACCGCTGCCGGTGGCCAACGCCGTGCGCCAGTGGGTGGTGGATCACGACGACCTCGTGCGGCCGGGGGTGGTCGCCTGGCATGACGACCTGCCGTTTCGCACCGGCAGCGTCGATACCGTGGTGGTGGTGCACCAGCTCGAGTTCGAGCACGACCCCCATCGGCTGTTGCGTGAAGTGGAGCGGATCCTGTCGCCGGAGGGGCACGTGTTGATCCTGGCGTTCAATCCGCTCAGTCTCTGGGGGCTCGGCCGGGTCGCCGGTCCTCTGCGAGGCGGGCAGCCGCCCTGGTGCGGCCACTATTATACCGGCAAGCGGCTGCGGGACTGGTGTCGCGTGCTGGGGCTGGAGCACCGGCAGCACGAGCGGCTGTTCTTCCGGCCGCCGCTGCAGTGCGTCGGCATTCAGCGGCGTCTGCAGCGTCTGGAGCGGCTCGGGCGGCGATTCTGGCCCATCTTCGGCGGCGTGCACGCCGAGCTCAGTCGCAAGCGTGTCGCCCGGCCCGTCAACATGGGGGCGGCCGTGCGTCGTCAATCCGCTCCGGTGATGGGCTCGCCCGCGGCAGCCCAGGCGCGCCGGGGCCACGTTCAGGCAAAAGTGATCAGAGTTGATGAAAAAAGTCGAAATCTACAGCGACGGCGCGTGTCGCGGTAATCCCGGCCCGGGGGGCTGGGGCGCGTTGATGCGCTGGAATGGCAGCGAAAAGAAACTGTGCGGCGGCGAGCCGGAGACCACCAACAACCGCATGGAGCTCATGGCCGCCATCAACGCGCTGAAGGCCCTGAAACGCCCCTGCCACGTGGTCATCACCACCGATTCCCAGTATGTGCGCAATGGCATCACCCAGTGGCTGCCCAACTGGAAGAAGCGGGGCTGGAAGACGGCCGACCGCAAGCCGGTGAAAAACGCCGACCTGTGGCAGGCCCTGGATGCCGAGACGCAGCGTCACACCGTGGAGTGGGCCTGGGTGCGCGGACACAGCGGCCACACCGAGAACGAGATCGCAGACCAGCTCGCCAACAAGGGGCTGGACGACATGCTGGCGAAGAGCTGACACCACCGAGGAGCGCACCGTGCGACAGATCGTGCTGGACACCGAAACCACGGGCCTGGAGACCGCCCAGGGTCACCGCATCATCGAGATCGGCGCCGTGGAGATGGACGGCCGCCGCAAGACCGGACGCACGTATCACGTCTACCTCAACCCCGACCGCGAAGTGGACCAGGGGGCCGTCGAGATCCACGGCATCACCAACGAGTTTCTCGAGGACAAACCCCGCTTCGCCGACGTGGCAGACGAGTTTCTGGCCTTTATCAAGGGCGCCGACCTGGTCATCCACAACGCGCCCTTCGACGTGGGCTTCATCGACCACGAGTTCCGGCTGCTGGAGCGCGACATCCCGGCGGTGGCCGAGGTGTGCACCGTGACCGATACCCTGGTCATGGCGCGCTCCATGCACCCGGGGCAGCGCAACACCCTGGACGCCCTGTGCAAGCGCTACGAGGTGGACAACTCCCAGCGCGACCTCCACGGCGCGCTGCTGGACGCCGAGATCCTCAGCGACCTCTACCTCGCCATGACCGGCGGCCAGGTCACCCTGTCCCTGGACGCGGACGAAGCGGGCGAGGGCGGTGTCGGCGGGCGTCATGCGCCGCGCCCGGTGAGCGCCGATCGCCCGGCGCTGCGCGTGGTCCGCGCCAGCGACGACGAGCTCGCCGCCCACGAAGCGTGGCTGGAGAAGCTGGACGATGCCTCGGGCGGGCAGAGCGTGTGGCGCCAGCTGGAGGGGCAGCACTGATGCAGCAGGCCATCAGCCTCGACCTGGACGAGACCCTCTGGCGCATCGACGGCGTGCTGGAGCACGCCGAAGCGCAGACCGTCGCCTTTCTGAAGGCCCATTACCCGGCCATCGCCGAGCACTACCCGCCCGAGCGCATGCGTGTCCTGCGGGATCAGGTGGTGGCCGAGCAGCCTGAACTGGTGCACAACGTCACCGCCATGCGCATCCGCACCTTCGAGCGCGCGGCGGAGCTGGTGGGCGCGCCCCGGCGCGCGGCTGAAGAGGCGTTCGAGGTGTTCATCGACGCCCGCCACAAGGTCGAGCTCTACCCCGATGCGTTGCCGCTGCTGGAGCAGCTCCACCAGCGCCACCCGCTGGTGGCTCTCACCAACGGCAACGCCGACGTCCACCGCCTGGCCATGGGGCACTACTTCGTGGCCGCGTTCTCTGCCGTGCAGGTGGGGGCGGCCAAGCCCAGCCGGCCCATGTTCGAGGCCGCTGCCCGCGGCGCCGGCGTGCCCATGGAGCGCATCATCCACGTGGGCGACGACCCGGTCACCGACGTCACCGGCGCCGCCCGCCACGGCCTGCGCGCCGTCTGGCTCAACCGCTCCGGCGCCCCCTGGCCCGAAGACGTGCCCCGGGTCGACTTCGAGGAGATCCGCACCCTCGA from Aquisalimonas asiatica includes the following:
- the minE gene encoding cell division topological specificity factor MinE, giving the protein MNLLGYFRSQRKKSASVAKERLQILVARERAQRGGPDYLPALQDELLEVIRKYVAVDQDAVHMQVDREGDCEILELNITLPEDDGR
- a CDS encoding lytic transglycosylase, coding for MISIRTPLLVVTSLALSACAHMSSSEQEKQDQSDDRAYLSALTVPAGQPLPQTMWQPGEVLSPEFVFAEKPAVTELAESGTIYPDDLWARMREGYAIDSDMDNPRVVAKIDRFSRNETYIDRVIERAEPYLHYIVSAIEERDLPAELALLPVVESAYQPFAYSHGRAAGIWQFIPGTAQHFGLRRSWWYDGRRDVIASTEAALDYLERLGDMFDGDWELALAAYNAGEGRVRAAVRQARANGQSTDYWDLALPQETRNYVPRLLAISALIKDPNAYDLELASIPDEPYLDIVELDGQIDLALVADLADMTVEDVYRLNPGFDRWATDPDGPHRLAVPVNKAEPLEAKLADLAPEERMRWHRHEIQSGESLEAIARRYDTTVSVIQEANNLNGHVIRAGRHLMIPTASASADEYSHSAANRLARHQNRNRQGERVTHTVRSGDTFWDISRKYGVQVDKVASWNSMAPGDPLHPGQELVLWVNDASNVRQAGGPPSNEPVMRSLTYRVRSGDSLYTIAREFSVSVQDLRRWNNLEAGTYLQPGDRLSLQVDVRNQDSI
- the gloB gene encoding hydroxyacylglutathione hydrolase; amino-acid sequence: MISVDPIPALSDNYIWLITADNGHCAVVDPGEAAPVLAAISERGLTLDAILITHHHPDHQGGVDAILQTARVPVYGPASETIPHCTHALREGDAVTLDNLGLELSVLETPGHTAGHISYHGDGLLFAGDTLFAGGCGRLFEGTPEQMLKSLMKLGSLPPETAVYAGHEYTEANLRFAQQVEPDNPAVTERLEAVKALRARGEYTLPTTIEEELRSNPFMRSGVQDVKQSAEQRAGKPLTSPAEVFATVRAWKDAS
- a CDS encoding methyltransferase domain-containing protein, which produces MNGETLQAWYQSPLGKLVADAEREAAGRLLNGCCPGFLVQVGAMGDGEPLPVANAVRQWVVDHDDLVRPGVVAWHDDLPFRTGSVDTVVVVHQLEFEHDPHRLLREVERILSPEGHVLILAFNPLSLWGLGRVAGPLRGGQPPWCGHYYTGKRLRDWCRVLGLEHRQHERLFFRPPLQCVGIQRRLQRLERLGRRFWPIFGGVHAELSRKRVARPVNMGAAVRRQSAPVMGSPAAAQARRGHVQAKVIRVDEKSRNLQRRRVSR
- the rnhA gene encoding ribonuclease HI; translated protein: MKKVEIYSDGACRGNPGPGGWGALMRWNGSEKKLCGGEPETTNNRMELMAAINALKALKRPCHVVITTDSQYVRNGITQWLPNWKKRGWKTADRKPVKNADLWQALDAETQRHTVEWAWVRGHSGHTENEIADQLANKGLDDMLAKS
- the dnaQ gene encoding DNA polymerase III subunit epsilon; the protein is MRQIVLDTETTGLETAQGHRIIEIGAVEMDGRRKTGRTYHVYLNPDREVDQGAVEIHGITNEFLEDKPRFADVADEFLAFIKGADLVIHNAPFDVGFIDHEFRLLERDIPAVAEVCTVTDTLVMARSMHPGQRNTLDALCKRYEVDNSQRDLHGALLDAEILSDLYLAMTGGQVTLSLDADEAGEGGVGGRHAPRPVSADRPALRVVRASDDELAAHEAWLEKLDDASGGQSVWRQLEGQH
- a CDS encoding HAD family hydrolase, giving the protein MQQAISLDLDETLWRIDGVLEHAEAQTVAFLKAHYPAIAEHYPPERMRVLRDQVVAEQPELVHNVTAMRIRTFERAAELVGAPRRAAEEAFEVFIDARHKVELYPDALPLLEQLHQRHPLVALTNGNADVHRLAMGHYFVAAFSAVQVGAAKPSRPMFEAAARGAGVPMERIIHVGDDPVTDVTGAARHGLRAVWLNRSGAPWPEDVPRVDFEEIRTLDQLPDLIDKT